Genomic segment of Zingiber officinale cultivar Zhangliang chromosome 11B, Zo_v1.1, whole genome shotgun sequence:
cctagtgagtgaagctaggcagatggaaaaccctagtgagtgaagctaggtgaaagccctagtgagtgaagctaggcagatggaaaaccctagtgagtgaagctaggtgaaagccctagtgagtgaagctaggcagatggaaaaccctagtgagtgaagctaggtgaaagtcctggtgagtgaaaccaggcaagggaaaatccagatggatcaaggatgatcggacatctggtgttgggaagtccaagtaggtcaaaggattgactggatacttggcacgaggaaatacagataggtcaaagggattgaccagacatctgatggaagtccaagtaggtcaaagggagtgatcagatacttggcatgaatagaaaagtccaagtgggtcaaagggattgaccagacacttggtgggaagtcctagcaggtcaaaggagtgaccagatgctaggcatggtgtaccaacaggtcaaggttgaccgggtgttggtttggtaggcttgggacttggttttgggcaaaaaccaagtactggatcgatcagtggatcgatccaggagctagatcgatcagtggatcgatccaagcctttcctagcgaacagagagcctctggatcgatccgtggatcgatccagatgtcccaatcgatcagtggatcgattgggacgcggctgattcgcgcgataagcgctggatcgatccatggatcgatccaggcgtttttcccagagcacagaggcgctctggatcgatccgtggatcgatccaaagcctccccgatcgattgggaacattcgaatcgatcgggattcgaccgttggcgtcgataaaggccgcaggcgcatgattccttcggcatctcttctccgattcactccagatctctcgccagctcctccacagcactcacaaagctcagatcgccagttcttaaaggatcttggaagttctccaagtcaagaggcggatcaaagccaagaagagaagctagggttagggtttatactcattgtaagcttacaagcttgtatttcttgtatcctttccctctcttcttgtattgagtcttgtagggcttctccgcccttggtagttaccataaaggagagttttatttagtgaagggtgtgtgtgttggtgtggatccttggattagtcacctcttgtgaggtggataccaagtaaaccaaccgtgttagcgttgtgtgattgtttctttgtatttccgctgcacatctttgaagaaacaagcaacgccgagcaacgagcgaacgcgacgagctattccccccccccccccccctctagctacttttggtcctaacacattactcctaatatattttctatcggcTAAAGAGACGATCGAACTCCCTCTAGAAGacaacattgtcagagaatcgtaacgaCATGTCAGAAATATATCATTACTCTGGCATATACATGCAATGTTACCTTCTTCCGCTTATAGGAAGATTGTCGTACATACTCCACCACCTGATATACTCTAGCACTAGACATTCTCTGTCACCTCATTAACGTGAAAGTTATGAGAGTGTATGAAAAGAGATTCTCTCCATTTGTCAGGTACACGTGTGAATATATACACATCCGTTCACTCAGGCATTTATATTATTATTCTACTATTCATCATTTTCTCTATCTCGCTCGGCTACTATTTTGACTTAAGTATCGAAATGTCTACATCAAATACTCCTTTATTAATTTTTGTTCTAACATTTCCGTTGACTCTATCTATGATCTATACAAATCCACAACTCTTAGCTACAAGATCATTTAAAGTTATCTTCTCCTAATTTAAAATCTTCTTCCTGACAACATACAAATTATCACGACATCAGTCCTAGTCAACATACCATCTCCCCCACTCTGAGAACTGATCAAACCTCATACATAATCTCATCGGAATCAACCTCATGCAAGCAGAAATCCTTGAGTATTGTGCCTCATTAAAGCAAAAGGTTGATCAACCAAGTTCAGCTGAATCTTATTCTGTGACTCTTGAAAGAGCTTTTTTCTACCTCATATGATCTGTCAGTTGAAATATTTGTGTTATATTATTATTAAGAtgcaaatatttcaaaataaatattttaaatgaaaataaaCTTACAAGTTATTCGCGAGTGTTTGATGGAATTTTGCAATGTAGAGTGGGAAAACggaaaataaaattacaaaatgCATATTATCTCTTAAACATAATAAGATTCAACACGATCTCATTTAAGTGTTCCAGAGAatctgaaaaggaaaaaaaaatagaaggatTTCATGATTGGTAAATTAGTAAAAACAAAActtaataatttatattatatcgATTGTGGTGGCTGCAAATGTGGTATTGATTGAAACTTAATGCTGCTTCTATGGGGcttttaatcgaacacttggagTACTCGCACATCAAATTTTTTTCTAGCTAATTAATTGTATTGGAAAAGGCTGGGCCGGTCTCGGACCGGGAACTGAGCCGAAGGCGCGATGTTGAACTGCCACGGCCGGTACGGTGCCTCCCCGGCGTCCGCCACGTCATCGTACAAGGTCAGTGATGAGCTGTTCTTGATGGCGGACGAAGCGTAGCAGCTCCACGGTGACTGGTGCTGCCGGTGGTGGTAGCCGTACTCACCGGCCGCCGGCGACGACGAGGGCGGCGCCGTGGACGCTGCCGCCCGGCGCTCTTCCTTCTTGAAGCGAATGCCGCAGGCATTGCACAATGACTGCATGGAACCAAATCAGTTGGGCATTAGGAAGAGGCAACGAATACAGTACTGGCATTGGCGAAGTTAATGTGAGTTTGTGATCAATTACTTTAGGTCCGCGCGGTCCATTTCTCCACAATGGCGTGGAGGTGGTGTCGCAGTTGGCACACCGGCGAGCGAGGAGCAGCGGGTCACCGCCCAGAATCGATGTTCCACCATTCGACGACGCATTGGAGCCCATGGAGGAGTTCTTGGACTGAGATAGGATATCCCACATGCACGAAGACGGCCGTTGGATCTTGGCGGAGGACGGCGCCGATGTCTTGTGCTCTGTTTGACGAGTGGAAGGGGTCCCCAGCGACAAGGTGCAGTCCACCGACGAAGGCGAAGAGCGACCGGAATACACGTCCGCATCGCAGCCTTCATCCATGAACTGCTTCGTCGTCGTCACTGGATAAAGAAACGAGAAGGCGGCGGCACCGCCGCTGCTGCCGCCATTGGCGAACCCGCAAGAGCAGGGGTACGCGCTGCTCTGGTGGTCGCACTGGCGCAGCATGGCTAGGcacaaagaaagagagcaacaataAATCTGAAACAAGGGTAAGGGGAGAATAATGAAGGAGTGGAGTGGGGGAACTCTTTTAACAACGGAACAGAGCACGTAGTACTGCGCCTGTGGCTGTGAGGAAGACTAGCATCCAGATGGGAAAAGTGAAGACCAAAATCTGAGAACTACAAAGTGCAATATACAGAGCTAGTGCGTCCTTTAAAGAGGAAAAAGGTTTTCTATAATGCAACCTACTGATGAGGCTTTGGGGCATAAATTAAACAATGTAGGTAATAAC
This window contains:
- the LOC122033496 gene encoding GATA transcription factor 19-like, which produces MLRQCDHQSSAYPCSCGFANGGSSGGAAAFSFLYPVTTTKQFMDEGCDADVYSGRSSPSSVDCTLSLGTPSTRQTEHKTSAPSSAKIQRPSSCMWDILSQSKNSSMGSNASSNGGTSILGGDPLLLARRCANCDTTSTPLWRNGPRGPKSLCNACGIRFKKEERRAAASTAPPSSSPAAGEYGYHHRQHQSPWSCYASSAIKNSSSLTLYDDVADAGEAPYRPWQFNIAPSAQFPVRDRPSLFQYN